The following DNA comes from Desulfotomaculum sp..
GCAAGGCAGGCAGCATATTATACCCGTGACACAAGGGGACACAGGACATTCCCTTGTGTCCATTGTCACCGCTCAACTTCTTTGCAGATGTCCCGGTAAGCGGGAATCCCGTCCACCGGCCAGGCGGCGCGGATAGCCCTGCGGACTGCCGTTTCCAGTACCCTGGCCGCAAATGCGCCGATCAGGCTCGCATCTGCGGGAACTTTTCCGGTGGCGAGGGCAAAAGTAATATCCCCGTCATATTCCGTGTGCGCGGGCTCGATACAGCGGGCAAGGCCTGTATTGGCCATCTGGGCAACTTTACTTGCCTGCTCTTTGGTTAACAAAGCAGAAGTTACAACAGCGGCAAGAGTCGTATTTATACCGACACCCGGGTCTTGAGAATTCCACGAGCAGGATACTCCCTTCTTCCAGACGGACATTGTGGAATACATCTGTCCCGTTTTCCTGTCCCTTGGCCCAACCATCAGCTTTCCGTTCTCATCAAGGATATCACCCAGAGCATTGACCGCAACAACAGCAGACACTGTCAATCCGTTTCCAAGGTCTTCCCACCAGGCCCCGAGGCCTGATTTAATACGGTAATCCTTGCTCAGTATTTTACAAACCGTCGCGCCTGTTCCCGCTCCGACATTCCCTTCTTCGACATACCCGCTTTTTGCATTGCAGCACGCCTCATAACCCATGGCCTTATCGGGCCGGACGCGGCAGTCCCCAATCCCGAGGTCGAACAAGACAGCGGCGGGAACGATAGGCACAGTAAACCCCGCCGCTGTCTTAAAACCTATTTTCCTTTCTTCCAGCCAAGCCATTACTCCGCCGGCAGCATCCAAGCCAAAGGCGCTCCCGCCTGTAAGCAGTAAACCGTGCACCTGGTCAACCCGCTGCATGGGCTTAAGCAGTTCTATCTCACGGCTGCCGGTAGCGGAACCCCGGACATCCACCCCGCCCACAGCGCCGTCTTCTATAATAATAACTGTACAACCCGTAAGGGCCTTGCTGTTTGTCGCATGGCCCACCTTCACCGAAGGATCGGGATCAAAGTTGACAGTATGTTCCACCGGGTCTACACCCTCCGTCTCCATCCGCCCTAAGAACTGGAAACCGGCTGGGCTACGGCTTTAGCCAGCGCATTTACATATGCTTTTGCGCTGGCCTCGATTACGTCTGTGCTGAGCCCGTGCCCGACATATAGCCTGGAGTCGTTTGTCTTTATTTTGACTGTCGCGTCCCCCATGGCGTCTTTTCCTTTGGTTATTGATTTTAAAGAATAATCTTCCAGTGTAACCTCACATCCGACAAGACGGTCGATAGCGTTAAAAACAGCGTCAACAGGGCCGTTGCCGCAGGCTGCGTCCGTAATAACATTGCCACTTAAGTCAAGTTCAACCGTGGCCATAGCCCTGGAAGGACCCGCCGTGCTTACCGAAAAGCTTTTCAAAATAATATTCTCGCCGCCGTTCGTCCCTTCCTTATTGCCCATTAAGGCATGAAGGTCTTCGTCAAAAATTTCCTGCTTCTGGTCTGCGAGAATTAAAAAATTCTCGTATGCTTTATTTAAAGCAGATTCCTCCAGTTGGTACCCGAGTTCCTCCAGGCAATGCCGCAAAGCATGGCGGCCAGACCTTGCCGTCAGCACAATTTTATTTTGAGAAATACCGATCACCGAAGGGTCAATAATCTCATAGGTTGACCTTTCCTTTAAAACCCCGTCCTGATGGATGCCCGAGGCATGCATAAAGGCGTTCTCACCTACAATCGCCTTATGCGCGGGGACCTGGACACCGGTTATTTTTGAAACCAGCCTGCTGGTCCGGGCTATCTCCTTGTAATTAACAGTGGTATTGATTCCAAAGCGGGATGGCTGCGTATAAATTGACATGATTACCTCTTCAAGGGCTGTATTACCCGCACGCTCGCCGATTCCATTGATCGTTCCCTCGACTTGTGAAGCGCCTGCCTTTATTCCCGCCAATGCGTTGGCGGTAGCCATTCCAAGATCATTATGGCAGTGAACGCTTACGATAACTTTATCCATTCCTTCAACGTTGTTCATTAACCAGGTGATCAGTTCCCCGTATTCCCAGGGCATCGCATAACCGACCGTATCGGGTATATTAATAACCGTAGCTCCCGCCTTAATCACACCGGAAACAACCCGGGCCAGTATTTCCGGTTCGGTACGAAAGGCGTCT
Coding sequences within:
- a CDS encoding peptidase S58; protein product: METEGVDPVEHTVNFDPDPSVKVGHATNSKALTGCTVIIIEDGAVGGVDVRGSATGSREIELLKPMQRVDQVHGLLLTGGSAFGLDAAGGVMAWLEERKIGFKTAAGFTVPIVPAAVLFDLGIGDCRVRPDKAMGYEACCNAKSGYVEEGNVGAGTGATVCKILSKDYRIKSGLGAWWEDLGNGLTVSAVVAVNALGDILDENGKLMVGPRDRKTGQMYSTMSVWKKGVSCSWNSQDPGVGINTTLAAVVTSALLTKEQASKVAQMANTGLARCIEPAHTEYDGDITFALATGKVPADASLIGAFAARVLETAVRRAIRAAWPVDGIPAYRDICKEVER
- a CDS encoding 2-isopropylmalate synthase, yielding MRKLYVFDTTLRDGEQSLGITLNIREKLEIGRQLVHLGVDVIEAGFPASSPGDFKAVEQLAREIKGVTICGLTRAVIKDIDLCWEALKDAQQPRIHTGLALSPIHRQFKLGVTLEQGIEMAVGAVKHAKKFVQDVEYYSEDAFRTEPEILARVVSGVIKAGATVINIPDTVGYAMPWEYGELITWLMNNVEGMDKVIVSVHCHNDLGMATANALAGIKAGASQVEGTINGIGERAGNTALEEVIMSIYTQPSRFGINTTVNYKEIARTSRLVSKITGVQVPAHKAIVGENAFMHASGIHQDGVLKERSTYEIIDPSVIGISQNKIVLTARSGRHALRHCLEELGYQLEESALNKAYENFLILADQKQEIFDEDLHALMGNKEGTNGGENIILKSFSVSTAGPSRAMATVELDLSGNVITDAACGNGPVDAVFNAIDRLVGCEVTLEDYSLKSITKGKDAMGDATVKIKTNDSRLYVGHGLSTDVIEASAKAYVNALAKAVAQPVSSS